A stretch of Aureispira sp. CCB-E DNA encodes these proteins:
- the hemB gene encoding porphobilinogen synthase, translating into MYIRPRRNRKSAAVRFHAQETHLHAGQLIYPLFLYDGKNIKQEVPSLPGNYRWSLDQLIPEVEACLKLGITTFVLFPAVEEHLKDNIASYSYAEDNFYLHAIYTLKQKFPECCIMTDVAMDPYSSDGHDGFVLNGEIMNDETLPILAKMSVAQAQAGADILGPSDMMDGRIGFMREALDDAGFTNVSIMSYTAKYASAFYGPFRDALDSAPKAGDKKTYQMNPANKQEALLEAQLDMQEGADYLMVKPALPYLDIIHLLKENADVPIAAYNVSGECAMLIAACQNGWLDFDKAMPEMLMSIKRAGADVILTYFAKAYAEMLVQGKGFKG; encoded by the coding sequence ATGTACATTCGACCAAGAAGAAATAGAAAAAGCGCAGCAGTACGTTTTCATGCACAAGAAACCCATTTACACGCAGGACAATTAATTTATCCACTTTTTTTGTACGATGGTAAAAACATCAAGCAAGAAGTTCCTTCTTTGCCTGGAAATTACCGATGGTCTTTGGACCAACTTATTCCTGAAGTAGAAGCGTGTCTAAAACTTGGAATTACAACCTTTGTTTTGTTTCCTGCGGTAGAAGAACATCTAAAAGACAACATCGCTAGTTATAGCTATGCTGAAGATAATTTTTACCTCCATGCTATTTATACACTCAAACAAAAATTTCCAGAATGCTGTATCATGACAGATGTAGCAATGGATCCTTATAGCTCTGATGGGCACGATGGTTTTGTTTTGAATGGAGAAATTATGAACGATGAAACACTACCTATTTTAGCTAAAATGTCTGTGGCACAAGCACAAGCTGGAGCAGATATTTTAGGTCCTTCCGATATGATGGACGGACGAATAGGTTTTATGCGGGAAGCTCTGGACGATGCAGGGTTTACGAATGTTTCCATCATGTCGTACACCGCCAAATATGCCTCTGCTTTTTATGGTCCATTTAGAGATGCACTGGATTCTGCTCCAAAAGCTGGTGATAAAAAAACCTATCAAATGAATCCTGCTAACAAGCAAGAAGCTCTGCTAGAAGCTCAGTTAGACATGCAAGAAGGAGCCGATTATCTAATGGTTAAGCCAGCCTTGCCCTACTTAGATATTATTCATTTGTTAAAAGAAAATGCAGATGTTCCTATTGCCGCCTACAATGTTAGTGGAGAGTGTGCGATGTTGATTGCTGCTTGTCAAAATGGTTGGTTAGACTTTGACAAAGCCATGCCAGAAATGTTGATGTCTATCAAACGAGCAGGTGCCGATGTTATTTTGACCTATTTTGCCAAAGCTTACGCTGAAATGTTAGTACAAGGAAAAGGTTTTAAAGGTTAA
- the surE gene encoding 5'/3'-nucleotidase SurE: protein MEKKPTILISNDDGITALGIRNLVEVAQKFGNVVVVAPDSPQSAQGHSITIEDPIRIHSSDIFGPNVQAYECTGTPVDCIKLAKNVVLKDQDIDLCLSGINHGSNASTNVIYSGTMSAAMEASMEGIPAIGFSLLDFAANADFTAAKHFVEQIVSKALSEGLGETLLLNVNIPKLPLEAIKGTRICRQAKGYWSEDFQKGMDPMGRAYYWLTGKYVYEDEGEDSDIWALENGYVSIVPVMHDLTHHQALPSLEHFGNL, encoded by the coding sequence ATGGAAAAGAAACCAACCATTTTAATCTCTAACGACGATGGTATTACAGCACTTGGCATCAGAAATTTAGTCGAAGTTGCCCAAAAATTTGGCAATGTAGTCGTAGTAGCGCCAGACAGCCCGCAATCTGCACAAGGGCATTCCATTACCATTGAAGACCCTATCCGTATTCACAGTTCTGATATTTTTGGTCCCAATGTTCAAGCCTATGAATGTACTGGTACTCCTGTTGATTGCATCAAGTTGGCTAAAAATGTTGTCCTAAAAGATCAAGACATAGATCTCTGTCTTTCGGGCATCAACCATGGTTCTAATGCCTCTACCAATGTCATTTATTCAGGTACCATGTCAGCAGCAATGGAAGCATCTATGGAAGGAATTCCTGCCATTGGTTTTTCTTTATTAGATTTTGCAGCCAATGCTGATTTTACAGCAGCCAAACACTTTGTAGAACAAATTGTATCCAAAGCATTGTCAGAAGGATTGGGCGAGACCTTGCTATTGAATGTCAACATTCCTAAATTGCCTTTAGAAGCCATCAAAGGCACTCGCATTTGTCGTCAAGCAAAAGGATATTGGTCAGAAGACTTCCAAAAAGGAATGGATCCAATGGGACGTGCTTACTACTGGTTGACAGGCAAGTATGTCTACGAAGATGAAGGGGAAGATTCTGACATTTGGGCCTTAGAAAATGGCTATGTTTCTATTGTTCCTGTTATGCATGATTTGACACATCATCAAGCTTTACCTAGTTTAGAACACTTTGGCAATTTGTAG
- a CDS encoding transposase — protein sequence MYDKLVEIVSKEFHQVPDHRKGHTEYLLHDCLMGAFAMFGLKDPSLLSFIDNAIHRKDNLEQVFKISKLPTDNGMRKILDAVQPSVFQPTFKTIFEHLERLKILESRRYLDQHLLVSVDATGTFSSNKIGCSQCLTKKRKNGTIEHHHQLLAASVVHPNFKTVFPVFGEAITRQDGSKKNDCERKACKRLFPHLRSILPKEKILILLDALYADGPTIKALQAQDIQMDYIIVIKEGYVLEQVKQLRKKDSLHQCQYQKNEKTLCRYRWASNLILNGANQDIIVNYLEYEEYDLEKDKVVYSNKWITNLTLTKSNVSSIATAGRARWKIENETFNTLKNQDYNLEHNYGHGKFYLSTVFALIMLLAFFVDQITRAVDESFEQALKEAKTLRDLRQKVRVLFDFIPTISMNLIYQIIARKVNIRPQLE from the coding sequence ATGTACGACAAATTAGTAGAAATAGTATCCAAAGAGTTTCACCAAGTTCCAGACCATCGAAAAGGACATACAGAATATTTGCTACATGATTGTTTAATGGGAGCATTTGCTATGTTTGGTCTAAAAGATCCATCATTATTGAGTTTTATAGATAATGCCATTCATCGTAAGGACAATTTAGAACAAGTCTTTAAAATTAGTAAGCTTCCAACAGATAATGGGATGCGAAAAATTTTAGATGCTGTCCAACCATCTGTTTTTCAACCTACTTTTAAAACAATCTTTGAACATTTGGAAAGGCTCAAAATACTCGAAAGTAGAAGATACTTAGACCAACATTTGCTAGTAAGTGTTGATGCCACAGGTACATTTTCTTCCAATAAGATTGGTTGTTCTCAATGTTTAACAAAGAAAAGAAAAAATGGTACAATAGAACATCATCACCAATTGTTAGCAGCGAGTGTAGTTCATCCTAATTTCAAGACCGTTTTTCCTGTTTTTGGAGAAGCAATAACGCGGCAGGATGGTTCAAAAAAGAATGATTGTGAACGAAAGGCATGTAAACGATTATTTCCACATTTACGCAGCATACTGCCAAAAGAAAAGATCTTAATTCTTTTAGATGCTTTATATGCTGATGGTCCAACTATTAAAGCACTTCAAGCACAAGATATCCAAATGGATTACATCATAGTAATCAAGGAAGGATATGTTTTGGAACAAGTTAAGCAACTTAGAAAAAAGGATAGTTTGCATCAGTGTCAATACCAGAAAAATGAAAAGACTCTGTGTCGATACAGGTGGGCATCTAACCTCATTCTAAATGGCGCAAACCAAGATATTATCGTAAACTATTTAGAATACGAAGAATATGATTTAGAAAAAGATAAAGTGGTTTATTCCAATAAGTGGATTACCAACCTAACTTTGACTAAATCAAATGTTTCATCTATTGCCACAGCTGGAAGAGCACGTTGGAAAATTGAAAATGAGACATTTAACACCTTGAAGAATCAAGACTACAATTTGGAACATAATTATGGTCATGGAAAATTCTACTTGTCAACAGTATTTGCTTTGATTATGCTATTAGCATTTTTTGTTGACCAGATTACAAGGGCTGTTGATGAAAGTTTTGAACAAGCCTTAAAAGAAGCAAAAACATTGCGTGATTTAAGGCAGAAAGTTCGAGTACTCTTTGATTTTATTCCTACTATTTCAATGAACTTAATCTATCAAATAATCGCTAGAAAGGTCAATATTCGACCTCAATTAGAATAG
- a CDS encoding DUF6089 family protein: protein MKVVLLSLFLLITTLRMNAQYGEVGVLMGVSNYLGDLVPPQEYFLGTSFALGATYQYNFTDRISVRGNLIWGQIRGDDRNSSYDSGRRQRNLSFHSHILEFSALAQVNILPFHPQRNFKPITPFVFAGIGVFHFNPTTVYKSTKHYLQPLGTEGQGMEGYGPKYSLVEVAIPFGCGIKFCVSKRFNFTFEFGLRKTFTDYLDDVSGDYVPLDELRNGNGLLAANLSNRSYDESGNQIEKAYTPRGSSGKDWYTFMGVSVTYSLHKYIYFEKKKKRKRTTPKKKNSGKWM from the coding sequence ATGAAAGTAGTTTTACTATCTTTATTCTTATTGATAACAACATTAAGAATGAATGCCCAATATGGCGAAGTTGGCGTTCTAATGGGAGTAAGCAATTATTTAGGAGATTTAGTTCCTCCACAAGAATATTTTTTAGGAACCAGTTTTGCGCTTGGGGCAACGTATCAATATAACTTTACCGATCGGATTTCTGTTCGGGGAAACCTTATTTGGGGGCAGATTAGGGGAGATGATAGAAATTCTAGTTATGATTCTGGTCGTAGACAGCGAAATTTAAGTTTCCATTCTCATATTTTAGAATTTTCTGCTTTGGCACAGGTCAATATTTTGCCGTTTCATCCTCAACGAAATTTTAAACCTATTACCCCCTTTGTATTTGCGGGTATTGGCGTTTTTCATTTTAACCCTACCACGGTTTACAAATCAACAAAACATTATTTACAACCCTTGGGGACAGAGGGGCAAGGAATGGAAGGCTATGGTCCCAAGTATAGTTTGGTAGAGGTGGCTATTCCGTTTGGTTGCGGAATTAAATTTTGTGTAAGCAAACGGTTCAATTTTACCTTTGAATTTGGGTTAAGAAAAACTTTTACAGACTATTTGGATGATGTTAGTGGCGATTATGTGCCCTTAGATGAATTGAGAAATGGCAATGGTCTTTTGGCAGCAAATTTATCGAATAGAAGCTATGATGAGTCTGGAAATCAGATAGAAAAAGCATACACGCCGAGAGGAAGTTCTGGAAAAGATTGGTATACATTTATGGGCGTTTCTGTTACTTATAGTTTGCATAAATATATTTATTTTGAAAAAAAGAAAAAAAGAAAGAGAACAACACCTAAGAAAAAAAATTCTGGAAAGTGGATGTAA
- a CDS encoding STM3941 family protein — protein MEIFALNFYRKKNSNLLYILLFGFLTALLAYIGITQETKNILGIIIIAGMFFDGFCLFFLYMTLDNRPLVAINENGLKAIYHQPSFIKWEDIKEVFEQTTSGQYSNDTFICLNLKNKRLLEKQNLYYKFGTWINTKTGFGEINIWGSILKFSSQELLFILSYLATEKDVKKRRKFINSYKMKVF, from the coding sequence ATGGAAATTTTTGCCCTAAATTTTTATAGAAAAAAGAATAGCAATTTACTCTATATCCTACTTTTTGGATTTCTAACAGCTCTACTTGCCTATATAGGGATTACTCAAGAAACCAAAAATATTCTAGGAATCATTATAATTGCTGGGATGTTTTTTGACGGCTTTTGTTTGTTTTTTTTGTATATGACTTTGGATAATAGACCATTGGTAGCAATAAACGAAAACGGATTAAAAGCAATATACCATCAACCTAGCTTTATAAAATGGGAGGATATTAAAGAAGTGTTTGAACAAACAACGTCAGGACAATATTCAAACGATACATTTATTTGTTTAAATCTTAAGAATAAGCGTTTGCTGGAAAAACAAAACCTCTATTACAAATTTGGTACGTGGATAAATACTAAAACAGGTTTTGGTGAGATAAATATTTGGGGAAGTATTTTAAAGTTTTCTTCCCAAGAGCTTCTATTTATTTTGTCTTATTTAGCAACAGAAAAGGATGTGAAAAAACGTAGAAAATTTATCAATTCTTATAAAATGAAGGTTTTTTAA
- a CDS encoding DEAD/DEAH box helicase, translated as MKRFSSSNLSPQIIQMLQEKGIDQPTEIQAKAIPILLEHQGDFVGRSATGTGKTYAFGAPLLSRINTNEGKIQAVVLVPTRELCEQIGNELIALGKYIPNLKIKAIYGGSSLKSQVHELSNGVQVLVATPGRLMDLVNRRVIYLSTLKFVVFDEADEMLLRGFQNDIDRILATTDRQYSTWLFSATMPNEINGLIKKYLHKTLKKISIDKHITTNSSIQHWAVELKAIDKLNTLLYYLTRFGNQKGTIFCRTKSGVQKLYKQLSANKFSCGAVHGDLPQGLRNKIMDQYRNGHINLLIATDVAARGLDVENVSFVIQYHLPDTAIAYTHRSGRTSRTGNKGTSLTFIFPEEKAKLQLIEQELKLSINYLPLPSVKDQLVNKAILWGRKIAKEKPLGDLLDQANKQAFKEELQHLSKEELLEKLLATYLREQ; from the coding sequence ATGAAACGTTTTTCTTCTTCTAATCTATCTCCACAGATTATTCAAATGTTACAAGAAAAAGGTATTGACCAACCTACAGAAATTCAAGCCAAAGCAATTCCTATTCTATTAGAACATCAAGGAGATTTTGTGGGGCGTTCGGCGACTGGAACTGGTAAAACATACGCTTTTGGAGCACCTCTGTTGTCTAGGATTAATACCAATGAAGGAAAAATTCAAGCAGTAGTTTTGGTTCCTACTAGAGAACTTTGTGAACAAATTGGCAACGAACTGATAGCCCTAGGCAAATACATTCCTAATCTAAAAATTAAAGCTATTTATGGGGGCTCCTCCCTAAAAAGTCAAGTACACGAATTGAGCAATGGGGTACAAGTTTTGGTTGCAACTCCTGGTCGACTGATGGATTTAGTCAATCGAAGGGTTATTTATTTATCTACCTTAAAATTCGTTGTTTTTGACGAAGCCGATGAAATGTTATTAAGAGGTTTTCAAAATGATATTGACCGAATATTGGCAACTACTGACCGCCAATACTCTACTTGGCTTTTTTCTGCAACTATGCCTAATGAAATCAATGGTTTGATAAAAAAATACCTCCACAAAACACTAAAAAAAATTAGTATTGATAAACATATAACAACCAATAGCAGCATTCAGCACTGGGCAGTAGAATTAAAAGCAATCGACAAATTAAATACTTTGCTGTATTATTTGACACGTTTTGGTAATCAAAAAGGCACCATTTTTTGCCGCACAAAATCAGGCGTACAAAAACTTTACAAACAACTCTCTGCCAACAAATTTTCTTGTGGTGCTGTGCACGGTGATTTACCACAAGGTTTGCGAAACAAAATCATGGATCAATATAGAAATGGTCATATCAATCTCTTAATTGCAACCGATGTGGCTGCTAGAGGTTTAGATGTAGAAAACGTTTCTTTTGTTATTCAATATCATTTGCCTGACACGGCTATTGCTTATACACATCGAAGTGGGCGTACCTCGAGAACAGGAAACAAAGGGACTAGCCTTACTTTTATTTTTCCTGAAGAGAAGGCTAAATTACAATTAATAGAACAAGAACTTAAGCTATCTATCAACTACCTGCCTCTTCCTTCTGTCAAGGATCAATTGGTCAACAAGGCGATTTTGTGGGGAAGAAAAATTGCAAAAGAAAAACCCTTAGGAGATTTACTAGATCAAGCCAACAAACAAGCTTTTAAGGAGGAACTGCAACATTTATCTAAAGAAGAATTGCTAGAAAAATTATTGGCTACTTATTTGAGGGAACAATAA
- a CDS encoding endonuclease/exonuclease/phosphatase family protein yields the protein MGIKTSFGQTDASNKGVEVQVVSWNIQMLPNALGIFSSALRKKQRIRAPWIIEHCLNAPYDVIVFQEVFDRDIKRKLKKGLKEMYPYQVDTRIEKGRLTSNGIFIVSKIPMKYIDHVIYAKGAHEDVWAAKGCTLVEVEKEGFLFQIAGTHLQSGGSTAAEKFRALQYQDIRTLLDKHANEKVPVLVMGDMNTRKSNVPKYTQMIETIGVKDYPLNEEEPYTIDNKNSWNTHSQGIQLDYVLLQARATQTNIYEQKVLRLKADHKGKQIDLADHYGIVATVELLP from the coding sequence ATGGGAATAAAAACCAGCTTTGGACAAACAGATGCTTCTAACAAGGGAGTTGAGGTTCAAGTAGTATCTTGGAATATTCAAATGTTGCCCAATGCTTTAGGGATTTTTTCTAGTGCTTTGAGAAAAAAACAACGTATCCGAGCACCATGGATTATCGAGCATTGTTTAAATGCACCTTATGATGTGATTGTATTTCAAGAGGTATTTGATCGAGACATCAAACGCAAGTTAAAAAAGGGGCTAAAAGAAATGTATCCCTACCAAGTAGATACCCGTATTGAAAAAGGGCGGTTAACCAGTAATGGAATTTTTATCGTAAGCAAAATTCCAATGAAATATATCGACCATGTTATTTATGCAAAAGGAGCCCATGAAGATGTTTGGGCTGCTAAGGGATGTACGTTGGTAGAGGTCGAAAAAGAAGGTTTTTTGTTTCAAATTGCAGGAACGCACCTTCAATCTGGCGGTTCCACTGCTGCTGAAAAGTTTAGAGCATTACAATACCAAGATATTCGAACTTTGTTAGACAAGCATGCTAATGAAAAGGTTCCCGTGTTGGTTATGGGAGATATGAATACCCGAAAATCTAATGTCCCTAAATACACTCAAATGATAGAAACAATCGGAGTGAAGGATTACCCTTTGAATGAGGAAGAACCGTATACAATTGACAATAAAAATTCTTGGAACACTCATAGTCAGGGTATTCAGTTGGATTATGTCTTATTGCAAGCGAGGGCAACACAAACGAATATTTATGAACAAAAAGTGTTGAGACTTAAAGCCGATCACAAAGGAAAACAAATTGATTTAGCAGATCATTATGGTATTGTGGCAACGGTAGAACTATTACCTTGA